The proteins below are encoded in one region of Fervidicoccaceae archaeon:
- a CDS encoding 3-isopropylmalate dehydratase large subunit yields MGSGQTLAEKILSLNVGRRVSPGDLVVARVDTAMAHDGTAPLAIKSFESMGAEKVWDGSRIVFVIDHVAPSSNEGTSRLHKIMREFAARHGIRLYDVGEGICHQVLVERGHVYPGAVVIGADSHTCTHGAFAAFGTGVGSTELAAVMASGRIWLRVPESLKVVVVGELKPNVTSKDVALYVVSEVGADGATYMAVEYGGETVEKMSVDSRMTLTNMAVEMGAKTGLMPSDEKTLSFLAGRVSAPLSKLASDPDAEYADELVVEADRLEPLVAVPHEVDNVRSVTEVEGTPVDQVFIGSCTNGRLEDLRQVAKVLKGRRVKVRTIVMPASREVYLKALEEGVIRVLLESGCAVGVPGCGPCVGGHHGIPAPGETVVATINRNFKGRMGSAEAKIYLASPIVAAHAALHGAIKYPEEGTS; encoded by the coding sequence GTGGGTTCCGGGCAGACGCTGGCCGAGAAGATTCTCTCGCTCAACGTCGGGAGAAGAGTATCGCCCGGCGACTTAGTGGTAGCTCGCGTCGACACGGCGATGGCGCACGACGGCACAGCGCCTCTCGCGATAAAGTCGTTCGAGTCAATGGGAGCCGAGAAGGTGTGGGACGGCTCGCGGATCGTGTTCGTTATAGATCACGTGGCCCCCAGCTCTAACGAGGGCACTTCGCGCCTCCATAAGATCATGAGGGAATTTGCTGCGAGGCACGGTATCAGGCTCTACGACGTGGGAGAGGGCATATGCCATCAGGTCCTCGTGGAGAGAGGGCACGTTTATCCGGGTGCCGTCGTAATAGGAGCGGACTCGCACACCTGCACCCACGGGGCCTTCGCCGCTTTCGGCACGGGCGTGGGGTCGACGGAGCTAGCAGCGGTCATGGCCTCGGGGAGGATCTGGCTGAGAGTCCCCGAGTCGCTCAAAGTAGTCGTTGTTGGCGAGTTGAAGCCCAACGTGACCTCTAAAGACGTCGCTCTCTACGTGGTGAGTGAGGTGGGAGCCGACGGAGCAACTTACATGGCCGTGGAGTATGGCGGCGAGACCGTTGAGAAAATGTCCGTGGACAGTCGCATGACATTGACTAACATGGCCGTCGAGATGGGGGCGAAGACCGGCCTCATGCCCTCCGATGAGAAGACGCTAAGCTTCCTCGCCGGCAGAGTGAGCGCCCCTCTTTCAAAGCTCGCCTCAGACCCGGACGCGGAGTACGCGGACGAGCTCGTCGTAGAGGCCGACAGGCTCGAGCCCCTCGTGGCCGTTCCCCACGAGGTGGACAACGTGAGGTCCGTGACTGAGGTCGAGGGCACTCCCGTTGACCAAGTCTTCATAGGCTCTTGCACTAATGGAAGGCTCGAGGATCTCAGACAGGTTGCCAAGGTTCTAAAAGGGAGGCGCGTCAAGGTTAGGACCATCGTTATGCCAGCTTCGCGCGAGGTCTATCTCAAAGCGCTGGAGGAGGGGGTGATAAGAGTGCTCCTCGAGAGCGGCTGCGCGGTGGGAGTGCCCGGCTGCGGCCCTTGCGTTGGCGGCCACCACGGGATACCCGCACCAGGCGAGACCGTCGTAGCGACGATCAATAGAAACTTCAAGGGGCGGATGGGCTCCGCCGAAGCCAAGATATACTTGGCCTCTCCCATAGTGGCGGCGCACGCGGCTCTGCATGGAGCTATAAAATACCCGGAGGAGGGCACGTCGTGA
- the hisI gene encoding phosphoribosyl-AMP cyclohydrolase — translation MSLRLSREEAERIADLLDYKRGGFVVAVAQDVESGAVLMVGFMTREAVIATLTSGYAHYWSTSRGRLWMKGETSGNVQELVDFIVDCDGDAVLLKVRQRGAACHTGSFSCFYRPTRELLRGSLRWGPSSRSESSL, via the coding sequence TTGAGCCTAAGGCTCAGCAGAGAGGAGGCGGAGAGGATAGCCGACCTCCTGGACTACAAGCGCGGAGGCTTCGTCGTGGCCGTGGCTCAAGATGTCGAGAGCGGCGCCGTCCTGATGGTAGGTTTCATGACGAGAGAGGCGGTGATCGCGACCCTGACCTCCGGCTACGCGCACTATTGGAGCACGTCACGAGGGAGGCTGTGGATGAAAGGGGAGACCTCGGGCAATGTCCAGGAGCTCGTGGACTTCATCGTTGATTGCGACGGCGACGCGGTCTTATTGAAGGTGAGACAACGCGGGGCAGCCTGTCACACGGGGAGTTTCTCCTGCTTCTATCGTCCCACGAGAGAGCTCCTACGAGGGTCTTTGCGCTGGGGTCCGAGCTCTAGGTCTGAGTCCTCGCTCTAG
- a CDS encoding 3-isopropylmalate dehydratase small subunit: protein MIVRGRAWKFGDNISTDLIIPGKYKFSTLDFAELAKHAMEGADPAFARKVRPGDVVVAGKNFGCGSSREHAPLVLKHAGVGAVVAKSFARIFFRNSVNVGLPVVISPEAYDVIDEGDVVSLSLREGVLVDETKNVEIRFKPLPDFLLEILSEGGLVEYYKKHRRFPWE, encoded by the coding sequence GTGATAGTACGCGGGAGAGCGTGGAAATTCGGCGATAACATCTCGACAGACCTGATAATACCGGGCAAGTACAAATTCAGCACGTTAGATTTCGCGGAGCTGGCCAAACACGCCATGGAGGGGGCAGACCCCGCATTCGCTCGGAAAGTCCGACCTGGTGATGTCGTGGTGGCGGGAAAGAACTTCGGCTGCGGCTCGAGTCGCGAGCACGCGCCTCTGGTGCTGAAGCACGCTGGAGTGGGGGCCGTCGTGGCGAAATCCTTCGCGAGAATATTCTTCAGGAACTCTGTGAACGTGGGCCTCCCCGTAGTGATATCTCCCGAGGCTTATGACGTGATCGACGAAGGCGACGTGGTCAGTCTGAGTCTGCGCGAGGGAGTATTGGTTGACGAGACGAAGAACGTTGAGATAAGGTTCAAGCCTCTCCCCGACTTTCTCCTCGAGATCCTAAGCGAGGGAGGACTCGTCGAGTATTATAAAAAGCACCGCCGCTTCCCGTGGGAGTGA
- the hisC gene encoding histidinol-phosphate transaminase, whose product MRGGVFYPSTPSLESYTPPPRAVLARLDRNENLFGPSPLVLEEIVSALTSAHLYPAREDFEELEEAVARYCGVSPENVVLTCGSDCALDLFSKCFVGPGDRVVVTPPTFSMYERVALTRGARVEKVPLTRERFELDLQAVSSRLKESKVLFLANPNNPTGNLLIDSRELEELLSFEGLVVLDEAYYEYSGVTFVELVRHYPNLVVLRTFSKAFGLAGLRVGYVVAAEETANAMRRIKLPYDVSLPAARAALAALRDLPYVRWVTLVTTREREKLGSRLRELGLRVYPSLANFLLISTERTSISASELASSLLERGVAVRDLSGVEGLTIYHARVTIGRPIDNALLLDALEEVLRAQR is encoded by the coding sequence CTGAGAGGAGGGGTCTTTTATCCATCGACTCCTTCGCTCGAGAGTTACACCCCTCCCCCCCGAGCTGTCCTGGCGAGACTTGATAGGAACGAGAACCTCTTCGGCCCTTCCCCCCTAGTCTTAGAGGAGATTGTGTCGGCTCTAACTTCTGCTCACTTATACCCGGCTCGCGAGGACTTCGAGGAGCTCGAAGAGGCCGTCGCTAGGTACTGCGGGGTGAGCCCCGAGAACGTCGTCCTCACCTGCGGCTCCGACTGCGCCTTAGACCTCTTCTCGAAGTGTTTTGTTGGGCCCGGCGATAGGGTCGTGGTGACTCCGCCGACATTCTCGATGTACGAGCGAGTAGCGCTCACGCGAGGCGCTAGAGTAGAGAAAGTGCCTTTGACTCGAGAGAGGTTCGAGCTAGACCTGCAAGCCGTCTCGAGCAGGCTCAAAGAGTCCAAGGTCCTCTTCTTGGCTAACCCCAACAATCCCACGGGCAATCTACTGATCGACTCGAGGGAGCTCGAGGAGCTCTTGTCCTTCGAGGGTCTCGTGGTGCTCGACGAAGCTTACTACGAATATAGCGGCGTTACTTTCGTCGAGCTCGTGCGCCACTATCCGAACCTTGTTGTCCTGAGGACTTTCTCGAAGGCCTTCGGTCTAGCTGGTCTGCGGGTCGGCTACGTCGTAGCGGCCGAGGAGACGGCGAACGCAATGAGGAGAATTAAGCTGCCCTACGACGTGAGCCTCCCAGCCGCTCGAGCGGCGCTGGCTGCCCTGAGAGACCTCCCCTACGTGAGGTGGGTAACGCTGGTGACGACCAGAGAGAGGGAGAAGCTCGGCTCTAGGCTGAGAGAGTTGGGTCTCAGGGTCTATCCTAGCCTGGCCAATTTCCTCTTGATCAGCACGGAGAGGACCTCGATCTCAGCGAGCGAGCTCGCCTCTTCTCTCCTGGAGAGAGGCGTGGCCGTGCGCGACCTCTCCGGCGTCGAGGGCCTCACGATTTATCACGCGCGTGTGACCATTGGTAGGCCCATCGATAACGCGCTGCTGCTGGACGCGCTCGAGGAGGTGCTGAGAGCTCAACGTTGA
- the hisG gene encoding ATP phosphoribosyltransferase codes for MEQLKVALPSRGRLRRPTLALLARAGLAVQHANNRSLISPTIDPRFLAFFVRPSDVPAIVSSGAADVGITGHDYVVESGADVVELLDLGFGKARLVVAAPTWSELRSLEDFREGTRVATKYPRIASRFFEEVGKSVKIVKVSGSVEVMPALGVADAVLDVESSGATLRLHGLEPLVKVMDTSARLIANSSALETKRGLIEELRLALKSVVDAEEKVWILMNVPERSLREVLSVLPSMAGPTLAKVEAPEPMWEVNTVVPMESVYRVILEAKKRGARDILVLHLERVIP; via the coding sequence GTGGAGCAGCTGAAAGTGGCTCTGCCCAGCCGCGGGAGGCTGAGGCGCCCCACGCTGGCGCTCCTGGCGCGAGCGGGTCTGGCGGTTCAGCACGCTAACAACAGATCGCTCATATCTCCCACGATTGATCCCAGGTTCTTGGCCTTCTTCGTGAGGCCGAGCGACGTCCCAGCCATAGTGTCCTCGGGAGCGGCCGACGTCGGGATAACCGGTCACGACTACGTAGTCGAGAGCGGCGCCGACGTCGTGGAGCTCCTCGACTTGGGCTTCGGTAAAGCTAGGCTGGTCGTGGCGGCGCCCACGTGGAGCGAGCTGCGCTCTCTAGAGGACTTCCGCGAGGGGACTAGGGTGGCCACGAAGTACCCGAGAATAGCCTCGCGCTTCTTCGAGGAAGTCGGCAAGAGCGTTAAGATAGTCAAAGTCTCGGGCTCCGTCGAGGTCATGCCCGCTCTGGGCGTGGCTGATGCCGTCCTCGACGTGGAGTCCAGCGGAGCTACTCTGAGGCTGCACGGCTTGGAGCCCCTGGTCAAGGTCATGGACACGAGCGCGAGACTCATAGCGAATTCCTCGGCCCTCGAGACGAAAAGGGGGCTCATCGAAGAGCTAAGGCTCGCTCTGAAGAGCGTCGTCGATGCCGAGGAGAAAGTCTGGATCTTAATGAACGTGCCCGAGCGCTCGCTCAGAGAAGTACTATCAGTGCTGCCCTCGATGGCTGGCCCCACTCTGGCTAAAGTGGAAGCCCCCGAGCCCATGTGGGAGGTCAACACGGTGGTCCCGATGGAGAGCGTTTACCGAGTGATCCTCGAGGCCAAGAAGCGAGGAGCTCGGGACATCCTGGTCCTGCACCTCGAGAGAGTGATACCTTAG
- the hisE gene encoding phosphoribosyl-ATP diphosphatase, which produces MSSEILLELCEVVEERLREPRPGSYTSMLAAQGLNGIAKKLGEEWVELLLAASSGSTDDLINEAADVVYHMTVLLARRGVCWREVLTELERRRRER; this is translated from the coding sequence TTGAGCTCGGAGATCTTGTTGGAGCTCTGCGAAGTGGTCGAGGAGAGGCTGAGAGAGCCCAGACCCGGTTCCTATACTTCCATGCTCGCCGCTCAGGGTCTCAACGGTATAGCCAAGAAGCTCGGCGAGGAGTGGGTCGAGCTCTTGCTCGCCGCCTCTTCGGGCTCCACCGATGACCTAATCAACGAGGCCGCCGACGTCGTCTACCACATGACGGTTCTACTAGCTCGTCGCGGAGTATGTTGGAGAGAGGTGCTAACGGAGCTGGAGCGCAGGAGGCGTGAGAGATGA
- the fbp gene encoding fructose-1,6-bisphosphate aldolase/phosphatase yields MGRKTTLSVIKADVGSLAGHHVVHPDLLATATRVLAEGREEGIIEDFYVTNVGDDLQLIMTHFRGVDNSEVHGLAWRAFQEATKVAKELGLYGAGQDLLSDAFSGNVRGLGPGVAEMEFVERPSEPVVVFMADKTEPGAFNLPFYRIFADPFNTAGLVIDPKLHEGFKFEVLDLIEHKVYELNAPEDSYDILALIGTPGRFTVKRIHRRADGEIAAVVSSERLSLIAGRYVGKDDPVAVARAQAGFPALGELLEPFAFPHLVAGWMRGSHHGPLMPVSQKDARPTRFDGPPRIVALGFNVKDGKLIGPADLFDDPAFDEARRQALLIADYMRRHGPFMPHRLGPEEMEYTTLPQVLKKLAARARPAA; encoded by the coding sequence TTGGGTCGAAAGACCACCTTGAGCGTCATCAAGGCCGATGTCGGGAGCCTCGCTGGCCATCACGTCGTTCACCCGGATCTCCTAGCTACTGCCACGAGAGTTCTCGCCGAGGGAAGGGAGGAGGGCATCATCGAAGACTTCTACGTGACGAACGTAGGCGACGATCTCCAGCTAATAATGACTCACTTCAGGGGCGTGGACAACAGCGAAGTCCACGGCCTGGCCTGGAGGGCGTTCCAAGAGGCGACCAAGGTAGCGAAGGAGCTAGGCCTCTACGGCGCTGGTCAGGACCTACTCAGCGACGCCTTCTCCGGGAACGTGCGAGGCTTAGGGCCCGGCGTAGCGGAAATGGAGTTTGTCGAGAGACCGAGCGAGCCCGTGGTCGTATTCATGGCCGACAAAACCGAGCCTGGCGCCTTTAATCTGCCCTTCTATAGGATCTTCGCCGACCCATTCAACACAGCCGGCCTCGTCATCGATCCGAAGCTCCACGAGGGCTTCAAGTTCGAGGTTCTAGACCTCATAGAGCACAAGGTCTACGAGCTCAACGCGCCCGAGGACTCCTACGATATTCTGGCTCTCATAGGGACTCCGGGCAGGTTTACTGTTAAGAGGATCCATAGAAGAGCAGACGGCGAGATTGCTGCCGTCGTGAGCAGCGAGAGATTGAGCCTCATAGCCGGGCGCTACGTGGGCAAGGACGATCCCGTAGCCGTGGCGAGGGCTCAGGCCGGCTTCCCGGCGCTTGGAGAGCTCCTCGAGCCCTTCGCGTTTCCCCACCTCGTGGCGGGCTGGATGCGAGGCAGCCACCACGGACCTCTGATGCCGGTCTCTCAGAAAGACGCCAGACCCACTAGATTCGATGGGCCTCCGCGAATCGTCGCTCTGGGCTTCAACGTGAAGGACGGCAAATTGATAGGACCAGCCGATCTATTCGACGACCCGGCATTCGATGAGGCTCGTCGACAGGCCCTATTGATAGCGGATTACATGAGGAGGCACGGGCCATTCATGCCTCACAGGCTCGGGCCCGAGGAGATGGAATATACTACTCTACCTCAGGTGCTGAAGAAGCTGGCAGCAAGAGCACGCCCGGCCGCGTGA
- a CDS encoding 1-(5-phosphoribosyl)-5-[(5-phosphoribosylamino)methylideneamino] imidazole-4-carboxamide isomerase yields the protein MIPSIDLSRGIAVKRVRGEPGTGLSLGDPVALALRWAEAGAERLHVVDLDGAHEGRPLHLDVVSRIAAASRIPIQYGGGLRSVEDCLKAREAGAAYLVLGTGAATSRLVDVVVEEIGASSLIVALDVRGGKLAVDGWRRDISKSPDELIDELDGLGLHAFLVTCVDVEGSLRGPCLDLVRGLVRRASTPIFYAGGVSSLEDLIELGRAGVAGVILGMALYAGKFSLQEAKRVAEKVITS from the coding sequence GTGATCCCCTCTATCGACTTAAGTCGCGGCATCGCGGTGAAGCGTGTGAGAGGGGAGCCCGGGACCGGGCTATCGCTGGGCGATCCTGTGGCTCTAGCTCTACGGTGGGCCGAGGCTGGAGCCGAGAGACTACACGTCGTTGACCTGGATGGAGCCCACGAAGGGAGGCCCCTCCACCTCGACGTCGTGTCACGCATAGCCGCCGCGAGTCGGATACCGATTCAGTACGGCGGAGGACTGAGAAGCGTCGAGGACTGTCTGAAAGCTCGAGAGGCCGGAGCAGCCTACTTGGTCCTTGGCACAGGCGCCGCGACGAGTCGCCTCGTTGATGTGGTAGTCGAAGAAATTGGCGCCTCGTCCCTTATCGTAGCGCTCGATGTGCGCGGGGGAAAGCTGGCCGTCGATGGTTGGAGGAGAGACATCAGCAAGAGCCCCGATGAGCTGATCGATGAACTGGACGGGCTCGGGCTGCACGCTTTCCTCGTCACGTGTGTCGACGTCGAGGGCTCGCTGCGGGGCCCCTGCCTAGACCTAGTTCGCGGCCTGGTGCGGAGAGCGTCAACGCCTATATTTTATGCGGGAGGGGTCTCCAGCCTCGAGGACCTGATCGAGCTAGGGAGAGCGGGGGTAGCCGGCGTGATCCTCGGGATGGCTCTTTACGCCGGCAAGTTCTCATTACAAGAGGCGAAACGCGTGGCCGAGAAGGTGATCACGTCGTGA
- the hisD gene encoding histidinol dehydrogenase, with translation MTLIGPKRISELSPSERSLLIERFADLESVSEKVRKILDDVRRGGDEALIKYTELFDKVKLEPHQLLVHEDEIERARDLVDARLLRSLERVVEALGRFHSRQLPPRELCVETAPGCVTRLLALPLDSVGIYVPGGLHPYPSTALMLAVPARVAGVNEIAACTPPRRDGSVDPSVLAALALAGVKRVYRVGGVQALAALAFGTETVKRVDKIVGPGNVYVAAAKRELYGRVGVEMLAGPSEIVVVADESVDPKLVVLDMLAQLEHGPGSLAALIALHEGLARSVSEELRSSLSRLGLTGARVAVLIAESVEEAALFVNEIAPEHVELLLEQPEALAYKIKKAGSVALGLNTPIALCDYLTGANHVLPTSGAARFRGALTVYDFLSFVQFQEASPQCLREAAPFLEALAEAEGMKLHALSVRARVGSS, from the coding sequence TTGACTCTGATAGGACCAAAGAGAATCTCCGAGCTCTCGCCGAGCGAGCGCTCTCTACTCATTGAACGCTTCGCGGACCTCGAATCCGTCTCTGAGAAAGTGAGGAAGATCCTTGACGACGTCAGAAGAGGAGGCGACGAGGCTCTCATAAAATATACTGAGCTCTTCGATAAGGTCAAACTGGAGCCGCACCAACTGTTAGTCCACGAGGACGAGATCGAGAGAGCGCGAGACCTCGTCGACGCGAGGCTCCTGCGCTCCTTAGAGCGTGTAGTCGAGGCTCTCGGCAGATTCCACTCGAGGCAGCTACCTCCCCGCGAGCTATGCGTTGAGACCGCGCCCGGCTGCGTCACGAGATTGCTGGCTCTCCCCCTCGACTCTGTCGGCATCTACGTGCCCGGGGGCCTACACCCTTATCCCTCGACAGCTCTCATGCTAGCGGTCCCGGCGAGAGTAGCTGGCGTCAACGAGATCGCCGCCTGCACTCCGCCGCGCAGAGACGGGAGCGTCGATCCGAGCGTGCTCGCGGCTCTGGCCCTGGCGGGAGTCAAGCGCGTGTATAGGGTAGGAGGAGTACAGGCTCTAGCGGCGTTGGCCTTCGGCACGGAGACCGTGAAGCGCGTGGACAAGATAGTTGGGCCGGGCAACGTCTACGTTGCGGCCGCGAAGAGAGAACTCTATGGCAGAGTCGGTGTGGAAATGCTAGCCGGGCCGAGCGAGATAGTGGTGGTGGCTGACGAGTCTGTCGATCCCAAGCTCGTGGTGCTTGACATGCTAGCGCAGCTCGAGCACGGGCCCGGCTCTCTGGCAGCGTTGATCGCGTTGCACGAAGGCCTCGCGAGAAGCGTGAGCGAGGAGTTGAGGAGCTCCCTCTCGAGACTCGGTCTAACGGGAGCTCGTGTCGCGGTGCTCATCGCGGAGAGCGTTGAAGAAGCGGCGCTGTTCGTCAACGAGATCGCCCCCGAGCACGTGGAGTTGCTGCTTGAGCAGCCCGAGGCCCTCGCTTATAAGATCAAGAAGGCGGGCTCGGTGGCTCTAGGACTCAACACGCCGATCGCGTTGTGCGATTACCTCACTGGGGCCAATCACGTCCTCCCCACGAGCGGGGCGGCGCGCTTCAGGGGGGCTCTCACCGTCTATGATTTCCTCTCCTTCGTGCAATTCCAGGAGGCCTCGCCTCAGTGTCTCCGGGAGGCCGCCCCATTCTTAGAGGCCCTGGCCGAGGCCGAGGGCATGAAACTCCACGCTCTCTCCGTGAGAGCTAGGGTGGGGAGCTCTTGA
- a CDS encoding imidazoleglycerol-phosphate dehydratase, which translates to MRRARLGRTTREVSVEVSVSLEGSGIAEVKTGIPMLDHLLETLAFYARFDLSVVASELKLVDDHHVVEEVALAIGRALDEALSDRRGVRRFGSAVVPMDDALALAAVDLGGRPFARVETRLTRESIGGLSAESASHFVRSLASSSRSTIHALVLYGENDHHKIEALFKALGLALGEACRIEGSVVPSLKGAI; encoded by the coding sequence GTGAGGAGAGCGCGGCTCGGCAGGACCACGAGAGAGGTCTCGGTGGAGGTCTCCGTCTCTCTCGAGGGGTCGGGGATCGCCGAAGTTAAGACGGGGATCCCTATGCTCGACCACTTGCTCGAAACTCTGGCCTTCTACGCTAGGTTCGACTTAAGCGTCGTCGCGAGTGAGTTGAAGCTCGTGGATGATCACCACGTGGTCGAGGAAGTAGCCCTAGCTATCGGGCGAGCGCTCGACGAGGCTCTCAGCGATAGACGCGGAGTAAGGCGATTCGGAAGCGCCGTAGTTCCCATGGACGATGCCTTGGCCTTAGCCGCGGTCGACTTGGGGGGCAGGCCCTTCGCGCGCGTCGAAACGCGTCTGACGCGTGAAAGCATTGGGGGTCTATCCGCCGAGAGCGCGTCTCACTTCGTGAGGTCTCTCGCTTCGTCATCGAGATCGACGATTCACGCTCTCGTGCTCTACGGCGAGAACGACCACCACAAGATCGAGGCCCTCTTCAAAGCGCTAGGCCTAGCTCTCGGAGAGGCTTGCAGAATAGAGGGCTCGGTCGTGCCCTCGCTCAAGGGGGCGATATGA
- the hisH gene encoding imidazole glycerol phosphate synthase subunit HisH: MKRVALIDYGVGNIASIALALQRVGAFVEIVRDPASASQISSSCLVLPGQGTFAAAVRWLERGGVRLVERLLERGASLLGICLGLQLLFEESEEGPGRGLGLLRGRVARLPRGCKRIHIGWSAIEVVRRDCPLLEGIESGQMFYFAHSYRAHAEDPEHVAATTSYCGVEFPSVIWKGSIYGTQFHPEKSGSIGLRLLENFAELCGDDA; this comes from the coding sequence ATGAAGAGGGTCGCTCTCATTGACTACGGGGTCGGGAACATTGCCTCTATAGCGTTGGCTTTGCAGCGAGTGGGGGCCTTTGTCGAGATAGTTCGAGACCCGGCGAGCGCCTCTCAGATCAGCTCGAGCTGCCTCGTATTACCGGGCCAGGGCACCTTCGCTGCGGCAGTTCGCTGGCTCGAGCGCGGAGGGGTAAGGCTCGTGGAGAGGCTTCTCGAGAGGGGAGCGTCGCTCCTGGGCATATGCCTAGGTCTTCAACTGCTCTTCGAGGAAAGCGAGGAGGGGCCAGGCCGAGGACTCGGACTGCTGAGGGGTAGAGTAGCTCGCCTGCCTCGAGGCTGCAAGAGGATACACATCGGCTGGAGCGCTATCGAGGTGGTCAGGCGCGATTGCCCTCTTCTCGAAGGGATAGAGTCGGGCCAAATGTTCTATTTCGCCCACTCTTATCGTGCCCACGCCGAAGACCCGGAGCACGTCGCCGCCACAACGAGCTACTGCGGAGTTGAGTTCCCCAGCGTGATCTGGAAAGGTTCAATTTACGGAACGCAGTTCCACCCCGAGAAGAGCGGCTCAATTGGGCTGAGGCTCCTCGAGAACTTCGCTGAACTCTGCGGTGACGACGCTTGA
- the tpiA gene encoding triose-phosphate isomerase, protein MRGLPARNPILILNYKTFSSGLGQSGLAIARGAERASREWGVAIMVAVPYTMIHRIASSVEIPVLAQHVDPVEPGRGTGYVTVEAVREAGGRGSLVNHSERKLALSESQRVIELLRASSLTSVACGDTPRAAAAMALLGADIVAVEPPELIGTGIAVSRARPEVVTNSIELIRGELKLALPILVGAGVVSEEDCRRAIELGADGVLVASAVMNAKDPLSKINELCRGLTSSPR, encoded by the coding sequence GTGCGAGGGTTGCCGGCGCGGAACCCAATATTGATCCTAAACTACAAGACCTTTTCCTCGGGGCTAGGTCAGAGCGGGCTCGCCATAGCTCGGGGCGCCGAGCGCGCTTCGAGAGAGTGGGGGGTGGCGATTATGGTGGCCGTGCCTTACACAATGATTCACAGAATCGCCAGCTCCGTCGAGATTCCCGTTCTGGCTCAACACGTCGACCCGGTGGAGCCAGGCAGGGGCACAGGCTACGTGACGGTCGAGGCCGTGCGCGAGGCCGGCGGCAGAGGCAGCCTCGTGAATCACAGCGAGCGTAAGCTCGCGCTGAGCGAGTCCCAGAGGGTCATAGAGCTCCTCCGAGCCAGCTCGTTGACCAGCGTAGCTTGTGGAGATACCCCTCGCGCTGCGGCGGCTATGGCGTTGCTCGGAGCCGACATCGTGGCCGTCGAGCCGCCCGAGCTCATAGGCACTGGGATAGCCGTGTCGAGGGCGAGGCCCGAGGTCGTGACGAACTCTATAGAGCTCATTCGGGGAGAGCTGAAGCTCGCTCTCCCGATACTAGTTGGAGCAGGTGTAGTGAGCGAGGAGGATTGCAGGAGAGCGATCGAGCTGGGAGCCGACGGAGTGCTCGTGGCCAGCGCCGTCATGAACGCCAAGGATCCTCTCTCCAAGATAAACGAGCTATGTCGCGGCTTAACGAGCTCGCCTCGGTGA
- the hisF gene encoding imidazole glycerol phosphate synthase subunit HisF — protein MQPVKRVIPCLDVLHGRVVKGVRFGDLKPVGEPSELAATYESQGADELALLDVSASLEGRLALLDVVERTRDVLSIPLIVGGGVRRLEDIRALLLAGADRVSINTAAVERPELVREASELFGSQCIVVAIDAKRSAEGAWEVYTHGGRRPTGIDAVEHAKRMCDLGAGELLVTSIDADGTRVGYDIELLKAIVESVDIPVIASGGAGGPEHMLEAIVKGGADAVLAASVFHYGEYTVADVKRFLKERGVRVRL, from the coding sequence GTGCAACCCGTTAAGCGCGTGATCCCCTGCCTGGACGTACTCCACGGGCGTGTGGTCAAGGGGGTCAGGTTCGGGGATCTGAAACCTGTTGGGGAGCCGAGCGAGCTGGCCGCCACCTACGAGTCTCAGGGGGCAGATGAGTTGGCGCTCCTCGACGTGAGCGCTTCGTTAGAGGGGAGGCTCGCGCTGCTAGACGTCGTAGAGAGGACTCGCGACGTCCTCTCGATCCCCCTAATAGTCGGAGGAGGGGTCAGGCGATTAGAGGATATCAGAGCCCTCCTATTAGCCGGAGCGGATAGAGTCAGCATAAACACCGCAGCCGTCGAGAGGCCCGAGCTGGTTAGAGAGGCCTCCGAGCTCTTTGGGTCGCAGTGCATAGTCGTCGCCATAGACGCCAAGAGATCCGCGGAAGGCGCGTGGGAGGTCTATACGCACGGGGGCCGGAGACCGACTGGGATAGACGCCGTGGAGCACGCTAAGAGGATGTGCGACCTCGGGGCGGGCGAGCTCCTCGTCACGAGCATAGACGCCGATGGTACGAGGGTCGGCTACGACATCGAGCTCCTCAAAGCGATCGTGGAATCGGTCGATATCCCGGTAATAGCCTCGGGTGGAGCCGGGGGGCCCGAGCACATGTTGGAGGCCATCGTGAAGGGCGGGGCCGACGCGGTACTGGCGGCATCGGTCTTCCACTACGGCGAATATACCGTGGCCGACGTGAAGAGATTCCTGAAAGAGAGGGGGGTGAGGGTAAGGCTTTGA